The following are from one region of the Lytechinus variegatus isolate NC3 chromosome 4, Lvar_3.0, whole genome shotgun sequence genome:
- the LOC121412455 gene encoding uncharacterized protein LOC121412455 translates to MRSVVTLTVSRRSLSKIPLGNGEVLISPIIQCSFFQELLRPASISLPCCITSDGCKIDKDGVRIKLYAKLEPGKFGRRVFSSQTPSGFQISQEKITFSTRHLQLFTLSSTYIHGVRFTCEMSLTYSSNKPTLHVLVAHPYNGYRTAVSKRHETFSKLSYQATAVIKFNIESSEDDIKLLFLYDSDNAFYIRVPVHCLLGGGCHSSTFDLSPSTANDKKFKACLHIDQGASTLAQHQFTILKEAQPDYAISPTRDRQRFASDYMLEVLSDLVGLCDNKDARELGYKLGFSYSSVKKYLVRTESSARSVSRSALIEMLMDWRRCVRPSEQVEKLKLALDAAGLRHEAEILFDKK, encoded by the exons ATGAGATCAGTTGTTACTCTCACCGTTTCGAGACGAAGTTTATCGAAAATTCCTTTGGGAAATGGAGAGGTTCTCATATCACCAATCATCCAATGTTCCTTCTTTCAAGAACTCCTCAGACCAGCTTCTATTTCCCTTCCTTGCTGCATCACTTCAGACGGATGCAAAATAGATAAAGATGGGGTGCGAATTAAACTTTATGCCAAATTAGAACCAG GAAAATTTGGTCGCAGAGTATTCTCTTCTCAAACACCGAGTGGTTTCCAGATCTCTCAAGAAAAGATTACCTTCTCAACACGTCATCTTCAACTATTTACATTGTCATCAACATATATTCATGGTGTTCGATTCACCTGTGAGATGTCTCTTACTTACTCTTCAAATAAACCAACACTCCATGTTCTCGTAGCTCACCCCTACAACGGATACCGCACA GCCGTCAGCAAACGTCACGAGACCTTTTCAAAACTATCCTACCAAGCCACGGCTGttataaaattcaatattgaatcATCAGAAGATGACATTAAGCTTTTGTTTCTGTATGACTCAGATAACGCCTTTTATATAAGG GTTCCTGTTCACTGCCTACTCGGTGGAGGATGTCATTCAAGCACATTTGATCTATCGCCCTCTACTGCAAATGACAAAAAGTTTAAAGCATGTCTGCATATTGACCAGGGTGCATCAACGCTCGCACAACATCAATTTACAATATTGAAAGAAG CTCAACCAGACTATGCAATCTCCCCCAC GCGAGACAGACAGAGATTTGCATCAGACTACATGCTAGAGGTGTTGTCGGATCTAGTAGGACTTTGTGACAATAAGGATGCTCGGGAACTGGGCTACAAACTTGGTTTCTCTTACTCATCAGTGAAGAAATACCTGGTCAGAACCGAATCCTCGGCCCGTAGTGTCTCAAGATCGGCTCTTATAGAAATGCTAATGGACTGGAGACGGTGTGTCCGACCCAGTGAGCAGGTCGAGAAACTCAAACTTGCTCTAGATGCCGCTGGGTTAAGACATGAAGCTGAAATCCTCTTTGACAAAAAATAG